The Azospirillum lipoferum 4B genomic sequence ACGGCCTGAGTTCCCGGTAGACCACCACGGCGACGAACAGCGCATAGACCGCCGCCACCACCGCCGCTTCGGTCGGGGTGAAGATGCCGAATTTCAGGCCGAAGATTATAATGGCGGGCAGGATCAGCGCCCAGACGCCGTCCTTGACCGCCGTGGCGATCTCCGCCTTCGAGGCGCGCGGCGGCGGGACCAGATCCTCCTGGCGGACCACCAGCCACCAGGCGAAGACCAGCGCCAGCCCGAGCATCAGGCCCGGTACGATCCCCGCCAGGAACAGCTTGGTGATCGACACGTTGGCCACCACGCCGAACAGGATGAAGCCGATGCTTGGCGGGATGATGGGGGCGATGATGCCGCCGGCGGCGATCAGTCCGCAGGACCGCGCCTTGTTATGTCCGGCCCGCACCATCATCGGCACCAGCAGGGCCGACAGCGCGGCGGCGTCGGCCACCGCCGACCCGGACAGGCTGGCGAGGATGCAGGAAGCGAGGATGGCGACATAGCCCAGCCCGCCGCGGACATGGCCGACCAGGGCCATCGCCACGGCGACGATGCGCCGCGACAACCCACCGGCATTCATCACCTCGCCCGCCAGCATGAAGAAGGGAACGGCGATCAGGTGATAGCTGTCGGCCCCATTGATGACGTTCTGCGCAACGATCTGGGCGTCGAACAGGTCGAGATGAACCATCAGCGCGACACCGCACAGCAGCAGCGCGAAGGCGATCGGCGTGCCGATGGCCATGGCACCCAACAGCGAGCCGAGGAAGATGGTGACGGTCATCGGATACTCCTTCACACTGGACCGGGCGCCCGGAACGGGATGTCAGGCCGGGCGGCCGCGCGTGGTGTGCGTGTCGCGCGTGGCGTCGGCCTCCTCCTCGGATTCCGTCACCATGATCAGTTCGTTGACGCCGACCCGACCGCTCAGCGCGCGGACGAGGTTGACCGCCAGGATCACCAGCGCCAGAACGCCGAACATGACGCCGGAGCCGTAGAAGACCCCCATCGAAATCCCGGTGGCCGGCGCGACCACCGACAGGTTGATGATGGTCTGGTCCCAGCTGCCGCGCAGCAGCAGCCAGGTCACATAGATCATCAGCAGATGGCTGGCGCAGAAGCACACCAGACGTCCCATCCTGGGCAGGACGGCGACCAGGGTATCCATACCGAGATGGCCGTGCCGGTGCAGGGCCACGACCGCGCCCATGAAGGTCATCCAGACGAACAGGAGCCGCGAGAGCTCCTCCGAGACGGTGATTCCGCTGTTGAAGCCGTAGCGCAGCACGACATTGCCGAAGACCAGCACCAGCATGCCGGCGAGGCAGGCCACCATGGCGACCTTCAGAACGAAGACATACCCGTCGATGAACCGGCACATGTGCTCCTCCCTATCGTCTTTTCGGCCCGAACATCCGCCGGCCGGGACGCGATACCGGCGGTCATCTTCAATGACCGCCGGCATCATTCGGCGGGCAGTGCGGCGATCTTTGCACGGAAGCGGTCGGTGCCTTCGACGATCTTGTCCAGCACCGCGTCGAGCGCCCAGAATTTTTCGCGCACGTCATACCCGATCGCCCGACAACGGATCGACCCGAAGCTGCCGATGCGCTGGTGATACATCTTGGCGAAGGCCGGATATCCCAGGCTTTCCGACACCGCGGCCACGACCAGGAAGGTCGCCAGCTCGTCCGCCAACTCGGGGTGCCGGTCGCCCGACAGCCGCATCCAGCGGTACAGGTCGGGATGGATGTTGGTGAAGACGCCGGTAAAGCCTGGGGATCCCGCTCGCATGGCGTCCCGCGCGATGGCCGCGTTGGCGTTGATGACCGCAAGTCCAGACCCGCGGGCGATCTCCAGCCGGCGCTTGACCGTGGCCAGATCGCAGCTGACGTCCTTCAGCAGGATGAAGCGGCCGGTGTCGATACACAGCCTCAACTCCTCGTCGGTCAGCAGCCGGCGGTAGGGGGCCGGGCATTCGTACAGACCGAGCGGGATGTCGCGCGGAAGCCTTTCCAGAAGATGCGCCAGGTGGCGGCGGAACGCCTCCGTCCCCTCATTCTTCGGGTCGAGGTGGTTGGTCACCAGAACCAGCGCGTCGGCACCGGTGGCGGCC encodes the following:
- a CDS encoding TRAP transporter large permease subunit, which translates into the protein MTVTIFLGSLLGAMAIGTPIAFALLLCGVALMVHLDLFDAQIVAQNVINGADSYHLIAVPFFMLAGEVMNAGGLSRRIVAVAMALVGHVRGGLGYVAILASCILASLSGSAVADAAALSALLVPMMVRAGHNKARSCGLIAAGGIIAPIIPPSIGFILFGVVANVSITKLFLAGIVPGLMLGLALVFAWWLVVRQEDLVPPPRASKAEIATAVKDGVWALILPAIIIFGLKFGIFTPTEAAVVAAVYALFVAVVVYRELRPSQLFDLFASAATTTAVVMFLVAAAMVSAWMITIANLPAQVGDMLAPFMGDPKLLMAAIMVLVVIVGTAMDMAPTILILTPVLMPIIKQAGIDPVYFGVLFIINNAIGLITPPVGTVLNVVAGVAKLNMGSLMRGVWPFLIAQLAVLVLLVLFPSLVMVPARWFAG
- a CDS encoding TRAP transporter small permease, yielding MCRFIDGYVFVLKVAMVACLAGMLVLVFGNVVLRYGFNSGITVSEELSRLLFVWMTFMGAVVALHRHGHLGMDTLVAVLPRMGRLVCFCASHLLMIYVTWLLLRGSWDQTIINLSVVAPATGISMGVFYGSGVMFGVLALVILAVNLVRALSGRVGVNELIMVTESEEEADATRDTHTTRGRPA
- a CDS encoding dihydrodipicolinate synthase family protein produces the protein MAQPVDGIIPVMLTPFTDAGEIDYPGLDRLIDWYLAHGADALFAVCQSSEMQFLSLDERVRLAKAVIAKVAGRVPVVVSGHISDDLDAQVEELTAMAATGADALVLVTNHLDPKNEGTEAFRRHLAHLLERLPRDIPLGLYECPAPYRRLLTDEELRLCIDTGRFILLKDVSCDLATVKRRLEIARGSGLAVINANAAIARDAMRAGSPGFTGVFTNIHPDLYRWMRLSGDRHPELADELATFLVVAAVSESLGYPAFAKMYHQRIGSFGSIRCRAIGYDVREKFWALDAVLDKIVEGTDRFRAKIAALPAE